Sequence from the Rutidosis leptorrhynchoides isolate AG116_Rl617_1_P2 chromosome 3, CSIRO_AGI_Rlap_v1, whole genome shotgun sequence genome:
CATAGAAAAAGGATTAGTACACACAAAAGTCATAATAAGAGTACATACATCATAAGCATAAGTCTTTATCATAGACTAGTTAACATAACTACCCGCCCTTAATATTATCTTAACCAACATTTTAAAGATAATTGGCATTGGTGCTGACGGCATCAGAGATTGCGGAGTCCTCAGAGTCGGATGAGAGAATTGTGATAGGAGTGGCAATCCAAAAAGTAAGCGGAGTGGTTGACACGGAGCAAGAAACCTCTAGAGGAGTTATCATACCTAGGTGTCGAAAGATGCGATTGAGATGAATAGAGTATAGAAGTGGATGGTTAGGAAGGTGACGAAGATTTCTCATTCGTTGAGTTACAATAAAGTTAAGTTTATGACATCATTTGATTGGAAGGACCATAGAATGGCTACTTCAGTTCCCGAGAGATGATCGACGAAAGTCTCCCTACAAAAGATGTTGTGTCGAATGACGGTTAAGAGGAGTTGAAGATCATGAAAAATCTCAGAGTCTCGAACACGGATGCGGTGATTGAGATTATGAGGTACATCTGAGTGAGTGATGGTGGATAGTACTTCATGTGTGGGGTATGTGGGGTGCAAGGATCTAAGATTGGTTCGAGGAGTGTAGAAGTTACGACCTTGTGAGGGAATCTTCATAACCGAAGCAAAGTACGAGAGAGGCCAAGTGTGAATCTTGTTACAAAGTTGAAATTTGACTTGATTTGGGTTGACAAGTTCGAAGTTGGCATAAAACTCCCGGATAGGGGTGGATAGATGACCTCATCTAGGTTTAAGAAAGAGAAACATACTTTTTGAATGAATGTTGTTTGGAGGTTTGGAAATTCATCATAGTGAACAACTCTTTCTTCAAGAAGTGTTCGAGTTTCCATATGTTGTTGGTGATATGCCGCACACTGTCTTCTTGTGTTGGTCATTTCCTAGGAACGTGAACATTTTAGCAAGAAAGTCACGTTTGCAACATGGTTTTGAAAACCTATATGTTAAACATATGTCGATTAATTCATGTCTATACGCATTTTTGAAAACAAATGAGTTGTGCCATTTTGAaaagatagacaagtttcatcatttcaATTTATGTTTGCCAAAGTTTGATAAGCGTCATGAGATTGACATTTATCACAAGAGTTTGGTCAAACACTTGTGTGTGTGCACGAGTGGTTTTCAAAAACAACTTTAATGAATTATGCAAGAAAAAGTTCCTACATGGCACTCTATTAGTTAAGATCTTTGCAAAGAAGCTTTCACACAATTGATAAGTTATGCATCAAAACAAGTGTTATGAAAGACACTAAATATATTCACATGTGAGATTGTGCAAAGAGTAAAGGATCACATGAGAAAATTTTGAAAGTAAGCAAGATTAAAGAGTTTGGATGCTTACATTTGAGGATCACTAGATGTTGCAGAGAAGGGAGACAATGAAATCTGGAATCTAGTGGTTGGGGTTTAAAGAATGAGTGTGGTTGGTGAAAAAGTGATTTAAATAATAAAGATGGTGAGGAAAAGACAAAACGGTCATCAGCTGTTGTGCGGTCGCGGCCACGGTCGACCGTCCTTTGACCGTACGGGTTCTGTGGGATTATTTTCATTAAGGCACAAGTTCCATCATTCCTAAACCATTCCTAAGTACATACAAGGTCTCCTTTTTTAGAGGCTTAGTAAAGATATCAGCAAAATTTTCTAAGGATTCTACCTTATCAATCACAATATTACCTTTTTGGAGATGATCACGTAAAAAAaatggtgcctaatgtctatgtgtttagtcctagagtgtaatatttgattcTTAGATATGTCTATAGCACTCTTATAGGTATTTCAGAAGAGATGATAACGTAGTCGATGAAGGTTTGTTTCACCCATAACACTTGTGTACATGCTCTTCATACGGCAACATATTCCGCTTCGGTAGTAGAAAATGCAACGTATGTTTGTTTCTTGGAGAACCATGATGTTAAACAAAGCCCAACAAATGCACATACATCACTTGTGCTCTTTCGATCAATCAATGACCCTCCATGGTCGAAATCCGCAAAGCACATAATGTCAACACCGGTGAACTTTGGGTACCATAGTCCAAGATGCATGGTACCTTTCAAGTATCTAAAGATTCTTTTAACCGCTTCAACGTGAGACATTTTTGGATTTTCTTGAAATCTTGCACACAAGCACACGCTATACATAATATCGGGTCGGCTTGCAGTTAAGTATAGAAGAGATTCTATCATTATACTTGGTGCTATTAAATGAATCTCCTTCTCCTTCGAGAGTAAGCTTGACATTGGTAGCCATAGGACTGGTCATTGGCTTCGAGTTTTCCAATCCAAAATTTTTGAGCATATCATGAATACATTTTTGTTGATGaacgttccatcttctagttgcttgatttggagtccgagaaagaacttgagttcacccatcatgctcatttcaaactcatcatgcattaacttataaaactcattgctaagagattcATTCGTAGAACTAAATACAACATCATCAACATATATTTAAACAATAACTAATTCATTTTCATGCTTTTTGACGAAGACtgtattatcaatttttcccatttcatATCCATGATTGATAAGGAAGGTTCTAAGTCTctcataccaagctctaggagcttgattgAGTCCATAAAGTGCTTTCTTAAGTTTAAAAACATGATATGGTTTTTCAAAATCTTCAAAGCCCGGAGGTTATGTATAACACCCCGTCAGAACAaactaacggaatgttaactctggtcccagttcttGACGTGAATTCTACGTAACAACAATGTTCTACAGcaaaagcaattaatacctgagataaaacatgcaaaacgggtca
This genomic interval carries:
- the LOC139902231 gene encoding uncharacterized mitochondrial protein AtMg00810-like, with protein sequence MSSLLSKEKEIHLIAPSIMIESLLYLTASRPDIMYSVCLCARFQENPKMSHVEAVKRIFRYLKGTMHLGLWYPKFTGVDIMCFADFDHGGSLIDRKSTSDVCAFVGLCLTSWFSKKQTYVAFSTTEAEYVAV